Proteins encoded together in one Pongo abelii isolate AG06213 chromosome 8, NHGRI_mPonAbe1-v2.0_pri, whole genome shotgun sequence window:
- the CHUK gene encoding inhibitor of nuclear factor kappa-B kinase subunit alpha, producing the protein MERPPGLRPGAGGPWEMRERLGTGGFGNVCLYQHRELDLKIAIKSCRLELSTKNRERWCHEIQIMKKLNHANVVKACDVPEELNILIHDVPLLAMEYCSGGDLRKLLNKPENCCGLKESQILSLLSDIGSGIRYLHENKIIHRDLKPENIVLQDVGGKIIHKIIDLGYAKDVDQGSLCTSFVGTLQYLAPELFENKPYTATVDYWSFGTMVFECIAGYRPFLHHLQPFTWHEKIKKKDPKCIFACEEMSGEVRFSSHLPQPNSLCSLIVEPMENWLQLMLNWDPQQRGGPVDLTLKQPRCFVLMDHILNLKIVHILNMTSAKIISFLLPPDESLHSLQSRIERETGINTGSQELLSETGISLDPRKPASQCVLDGVVRKLIIISLEYVKSRGIACPAIFMHTWNSLGGRTFCFGFVLLPTLIIALQGEQDRNETFVVLNFARLFLWCQFSAPVPRPN; encoded by the exons ATGGAGCGGCCCCCGGGGCTGCGGCCGGGCGCGGGCGGGCCCTGGGAGATGCGGGAGCGGCTGGGCACCGGCGGCTTCGGGAACGTCTGTCTGTACCAGCATCGG GAACTTGATCTCAAAATAGCAATTAAGTCTTGTCGCCTAGAGCTAAGTACCAAAAACAGAGAACGATGGTGCCATGAAATCCAGATTATGAAGAA gTTGAACCATGCCAATGTTGTAAAGGCCTGTGATGTTCCTGAAGAACTGAATATTTTGATTCATGATGTGCCTCTTCTAGCAATGGAATACTGTTCTGGAGGAGATCTCCGAAAG ctgCTCAACAAACCAGAAAATTGTTGTGGACTTAAAGAAAGCCAGATACTTTCTTTACTAAGTGATATAG GGTCTGGGATTCGATATTtgcatgaaaacaaaattatacatCGAGATCTAAAACCTGAAAACATAGTTCTTCAGGATGTTGGTGGAAAG ataatacataaaataattgatCTGGGATATGCCAAAGATGTTGATCAAGGAAGTCTGTGTACATCTTTTGTGGGAACACTGCAGTATCTG GCCCCAGAGCTCTTTGAGAATAAGCCTTACACAGCCACTGTTGATTATTGGAGCTTTGGGACCATGGTATTTGAATGTATTGCTGGATATAGGCCTTTTTTGCATCATCTGCAACCATTTACCTG gcatGAGAAGATTAAGAAGAAGGATCCAAAGTGTATATTTGCATGTGAAGAGATGTCAGGAGAAGTTCGGTTTAGTAGCCATTTACCTCAACCAAATAGCCTTTGTAG TTTAATAGTAGAACCCATGGAAAACTGGCTACAGTTGATGTTGAATTGGGACCCACAGCAGAGAGGAGGACCTGTTGACCTTACTTTGAAGCAGCCAAGATGTTTTGTATTAATGGATCACATTTTGAATTTGAAG ATAGTACACATCCTAAATATGACTTCTgcaaagataatttcttttctgttACCACCTGATGAAAGTCTTCATTCACTACAGTCTCGTATTGAGCGTGAAACTGGAATAAATACTGGTTCTCAAGAACTTCTTTCAGAGACAGGAATTTCTCTGGATCCTCGGAAACCAGCCTCTCAATGTGTTCTAGATGGAGTtgtaagaaaattaattataatatccCTAGAGTATGTGAAATCTAGAGGGATTGCATGCCCTGCAATTTTTATGCATACTTGGAATTCCTTGGGAGGCCGcacattttgttttggttttgtcctACTCCCAACTCTTATCATTGCTTTGCAAGGTGAACAGGATAGAAATGaaacatttgttgttttaaactttGCAAGACTTTTTCTTTGGTGCCAGTTTTCTGCTCCTGTTCccagaccaaactga